A window of the Phaenicophaeus curvirostris isolate KB17595 chromosome 9, BPBGC_Pcur_1.0, whole genome shotgun sequence genome harbors these coding sequences:
- the NDUFB8 gene encoding NADH dehydrogenase [ubiquinone] 1 beta subcomplex subunit 8, mitochondrial produces MAASGLRRVLWPRAAARLWVTRVAAAAAPAGARAASELPKELLPGPYPRTPEERAAAAKKYNMRVEDYEPYPDDGFGYGDYPKLPDKSHHERDPWYQWDQQDMRHNWGEPMHWDFDMYLRTRVDTSPTPIPWHTMRKHFLVFLSTMLIMFGLGEMYPSYMPVGPKQYPFNDLYLERGGDPNKEPPVVTHYEI; encoded by the exons ATGGCGGCGTCCGGGCTGCGCCGTGTCCTCTGGCCCCGGGCGGCCGCGCGGCTGTGGGTGACGCGCGTGGCAGCGGCAGCGGCGCCCGCAGGGGCGCGGGCGG CCTCGGAGCTGCCCAAGGAGCTGCTGCCCGGGCCGTACCCCCGCACGCCGGAGGagcgcgccgccgccgccaagAAGTACAACATGCGAGTGGAGGACTACGAGCCCTACCCCGACGACGGCTTCGG GTATGGAGACTATCCCAAGCTCCCTGATAAGTCTCATCATGagagagacccctggtaccagtgggaccagcaggacaTGAGGCATAACTGGGGAGAGCCG ATGCACTGGGACTTTGACATGTATCTCCGGACCCGTGTTGATACATCCCCCACTCCAATTCCCTGGCATACCATGCGCAAACACTTCCTTGTCTTTTTGAGTACCATGCTGATCATGTTTGGTCTTGGAGAGATGTACCCATCTTACATGCCTGTG GGACCGAAGCAATATCCCTTCAATGACCTGTATCTAGAGAGAGGAGGAGACCCCAATAAAGAGCCACCAGTGGTGACACACTATGAAATCTGA
- the HIF1AN gene encoding hypoxia-inducible factor 1-alpha inhibitor, whose protein sequence is MAAASTSASPGPGWSDSQFRRYSFETRPIPRLSHSDPRAEELIENEEPVVLTDTNLVYPALKWDLDYLQENIGNGDFSVYSASTHKFLYYDEKKMANFKNFKPKSSREEMKFAEFVDRLKEIQQKGSAERLYLQQTLNDTVGRKIVVDFLGFNWNWINKQQGKRGWGQLTSNLLLIGMEGNVTPAHYDEQQNFFAQIKGYKRCILFPPDQFECLYPYPVHHPCDRQSQVDFDNPDYEKFPNFRSVVGYETVVGPGDVLYIPMYWWHHIESLLNGGITITVNFWYKGAPTPKRIEYPLKAHQKVAIMRNIEKMLGEALGNPQEVGPLLNMMIKGRYD, encoded by the exons ATGGCGGCGGCCTCCACCTCGGCGTCGCCGGGGCCTGGCTGGAGCGATTCCCAGTTCCGCCGCTACTCCTTCGAGACGAGGCCCATCCCGCGGCTCAGCCACAGCGACCCCCGCGCCGAGGAGCTCATCGAGAACGAG GAGCCAGTGGTGCTGACAGATACAAATCTGGTTTATCCTGCTTTGAAATGGGACCTGGACTACCTCCAGGAAAACATTGGCAATGGGGACTTTTCAGTGTATAGTGCCAGCACACACAAGTTTTTATACTATGATGAGAAAAAGATGGCCAATTTTAAGAACTTCAAACCCAAGTCGAGCAGGGAAGAGATGAAGTTTGCTGAGTTTGTGGACAGACTCaaagaaatacaacaaaaagGGAGTGCTGAGAG GCTATACCTGCAGCAAACCCTGAATGATACAGTTGGAAGGAAGATTGTGGTCGATTTCCTTGGCTTCAACTGGAACTGGATTAACAAACAGCAAGGGAAACGTGGCTGGGGTCAGCTGACTTCTAACTTGCTTCTTATTGGCATGGAAG GCAATGTGACACCAGCACATTATGATGAGCAGCAGAACTTCTTCGCTCAGATTAAGGGTTACAAGAGGTGTATCCTATTCCCTCCTGATCAGTTTGAATGTCTCTACCCTTATCCTGTGCACCATCCATGTGACAGACAGAGCCAG gTGGACTTTGACAATCCTGACTATGAGAAATTTCCAAACTTCCGGAGCGTGGTTGGCTATGAGACAGTGGTGGGTCCAGGGGATGTGCTGTACATACCTATGTACTG GTGGCACCACATTGAGTCTCTCCTGAATGGGGGAATTACCATCACTGTGAACTTCTGGTACAAG GGTGCCCCGACCCCAAAGAGAATTGAATATCCACTAAAGGCTCATCAGAAAGTGGCGATAATGAGGAACATTGAGAAGATGTTGGGAGAAGCCTTAGGAAATCCACAAGAG GTGGGTCCCTTGTTGAATATGATGATTAAGGGACGATATGACTAA